One Hugenholtzia roseola DSM 9546 genomic window carries:
- a CDS encoding FAD-binding oxidoreductase produces the protein MNRFFASTEWLKPLRAVLDQNIILPHQEAYVATFPHPTQIVAVLHPTSSEQLSAALKILNLYKLPFYVVSGGKNIGLGSALPPVEDSILIDLSKMNKILHLDEEMAYITLEAGVTFEQVATYLEKQGSNLMMDSIGSTGKASVIGNAAERGHGMGMYADRFQNVCGFEVVLPTGEIIQTGFAAYGRDCKLAPLAKSGVGASLDGLFTQSNLGIITKLSFWLKPKNDFLQTFLFEIDSDLHLATLTDLWRNLRLKGLQASLRIFSDTRLIAIHTQITSEQAWTETLRKELRQKVGIDSKWVGFGGIYSLSEAHAQADRQILTEKLTLLTKKLRFFDAQSLQNATTEAEKQAALFFYENSVLRGLVSDKPLDMCYWRKADREQTQEARADLYQAIHKDKCGVIWYCPIIPQKGTDLLKCIDLVENISQKYQLEINIGFFFIAERAIDITGAICYDRLQAGADQRALRCQDEILQNLIAQGYAPYRLGVQSMSLIKHLDLDTQLFLRRLKNQLDPFGLYAEGRYIL, from the coding sequence ATGAATCGTTTTTTTGCTTCTACCGAGTGGCTCAAACCGCTTCGGGCAGTGTTAGACCAAAATATTATCCTACCCCACCAAGAGGCGTATGTGGCTACTTTTCCGCACCCGACGCAGATAGTTGCGGTATTACACCCTACTTCGAGCGAGCAACTTTCCGCTGCCCTCAAAATTTTGAATCTGTACAAGCTCCCTTTTTATGTGGTGAGTGGAGGTAAAAATATTGGCTTAGGTTCGGCATTGCCTCCCGTCGAAGATAGCATTTTGATAGATTTATCAAAAATGAACAAAATTTTGCACTTAGACGAGGAAATGGCTTATATCACACTTGAAGCAGGCGTTACCTTCGAGCAAGTAGCGACCTACTTGGAAAAACAAGGCAGCAACCTGATGATGGATAGTATCGGCTCTACGGGAAAAGCCAGCGTCATTGGCAACGCTGCCGAAAGAGGGCATGGCATGGGCATGTATGCTGATAGGTTTCAAAATGTGTGTGGCTTCGAGGTTGTTTTGCCTACGGGTGAAATTATCCAGACGGGTTTTGCCGCCTACGGGCGCGACTGCAAATTAGCTCCCTTAGCCAAATCAGGGGTAGGTGCGAGTTTAGATGGCTTATTTACACAGTCAAATTTGGGTATTATCACAAAATTAAGTTTTTGGCTCAAACCGAAAAACGATTTTTTACAGACTTTCCTTTTCGAAATCGATTCCGACCTGCATTTGGCAACACTCACCGACCTTTGGCGCAACCTGCGCTTGAAAGGTTTGCAGGCTTCTTTGCGCATTTTTAGCGACACAAGGCTGATTGCCATTCATACCCAAATCACCAGTGAGCAGGCATGGACGGAAACACTAAGAAAGGAATTGCGTCAGAAAGTTGGTATCGACTCAAAGTGGGTAGGCTTCGGCGGCATTTATTCCCTTTCAGAGGCACACGCCCAAGCCGACCGCCAAATTCTGACCGAAAAGCTAACTCTCCTAACCAAAAAACTACGCTTTTTTGATGCCCAAAGTCTGCAAAACGCTACGACAGAGGCAGAAAAGCAAGCGGCTCTTTTTTTCTATGAAAATTCCGTACTTCGTGGGCTTGTTTCCGATAAACCCCTTGATATGTGCTATTGGCGCAAAGCCGACCGCGAACAAACACAAGAGGCACGCGCCGACTTGTACCAAGCCATTCACAAGGATAAGTGTGGTGTGATATGGTATTGTCCCATTATTCCACAAAAAGGAACAGACCTGCTCAAATGTATAGATTTGGTAGAAAATATTAGCCAAAAATATCAGTTGGAAATCAATATCGGCTTTTTTTTTATTGCTGAAAGAGCCATAGACATCACAGGTGCAATTTGTTATGACCGCCTGCAAGCGGGCGCAGACCAGCGAGCCTTACGCTGCCAAGACGAAATCTTGCAAAATCTAATCGCACAGGGATACGCCCCTTACCGCTTAGGGGTGCAGTCGATGTCGCTTATCAAACATCTCGACCTCGATACACAGCTTTTTCTACGTCGCCTTAAAAATCAATTAGACCCTTTCGGCTTGTATGCAGAGGGTAGATATATTTTGTAA
- a CDS encoding 7TM diverse intracellular signaling domain-containing protein, with protein MKNKFYIFVILFLFWQLESTKAQDQNTIVVDSHKPIRLKGTQMGFLIDSLHQYHFEAIREEKGAAFVPLAQDVPNLANTTATIWVKMVIQKKIEPDIILEIANPLLDSLDFFTPQPDGSFQKVELGAKKPFAQRLFLLNNFVLPLPFQKQGESQTFYLRIRSEYPIELPIQIQTLQTLAEANQKQDTAMGIYIGFMIVMAIYNFFIFLSVRDKTYLFYIGYVVCLGFLYANFKGYAYHFVWADLPQINYYIPLLVSLTSIFILLFARSFLETYKKYRKISIGIYILIAIFSLLSILNLAGLYAISAPLSQLFSLLMAVFLLVTASYCYLTGLKIARFYLLAWTAFLVGVIAFMLQVMGVLPTTPFTQNAALFGSALEVVLLSFALADRINAYKKQKEMAQKEALAKKEENERLIREQNQLLEQKVNEATEELKMANEELNSTNEELNANLETIQQQHLIIAERSDELTALNEELHSTNEELNATVEMVKKQNNLIEEKNRHITDSLRYARTIQNAILPFEERMELYLKEYFVFYRPKDIVSGDFYWISDLKGKVYLAVADCTGHGVPGAFTSMIGSAALDALIDRNELENPAEILEALHQIIRKSLKQDNNANADGMDIALCVLEYLPEEKCKVAFAGARRPLRYFKAQEQKLYEIKGTNRSIGGYSRKKETRPFEYEEIILEKDDVFYINSDGFADQNNAQDDKFGSHRLKRLYQEIGALPLPLQKQKIEAAFEAHIGNEPQRDDITLLAVKIK; from the coding sequence ATGAAAAATAAATTCTATATTTTTGTTATACTCTTTCTATTTTGGCAGTTGGAATCTACCAAAGCGCAAGACCAAAATACGATTGTAGTAGATTCGCACAAACCTATAAGGCTCAAAGGTACGCAAATGGGTTTTCTTATCGATTCGCTGCACCAATATCACTTTGAAGCCATAAGGGAGGAGAAAGGGGCAGCCTTTGTGCCTCTTGCCCAAGATGTCCCCAATTTGGCAAATACAACGGCTACGATTTGGGTAAAGATGGTCATTCAGAAAAAAATTGAACCAGATATTATATTAGAAATTGCGAATCCCCTTTTAGATAGCCTCGATTTTTTTACGCCCCAGCCTGATGGTAGTTTTCAGAAGGTGGAGTTGGGAGCTAAAAAGCCTTTTGCGCAACGTCTGTTTTTGCTCAATAATTTTGTCTTGCCGCTACCTTTCCAAAAACAAGGCGAAAGCCAGACTTTCTACCTTCGGATTCGCAGCGAGTACCCGATTGAATTGCCGATTCAAATTCAGACCCTGCAAACTTTGGCAGAGGCGAATCAGAAACAAGATACGGCAATGGGCATTTACATAGGCTTTATGATAGTAATGGCAATTTACAACTTTTTTATCTTTCTTTCTGTAAGAGATAAAACTTATCTTTTTTATATTGGCTATGTCGTTTGTTTGGGCTTTCTGTATGCAAACTTTAAAGGTTATGCTTATCATTTCGTTTGGGCAGATTTGCCGCAAATAAACTACTACATTCCGCTTTTGGTTTCCCTAACAAGCATTTTTATCTTACTTTTTGCACGTTCATTTTTAGAAACGTATAAAAAGTATAGAAAAATTAGTATCGGAATTTATATCTTAATTGCCATTTTTTCGCTTCTTTCTATCCTCAACTTGGCAGGTTTGTATGCCATTAGCGCACCGCTGTCGCAACTTTTTTCGCTGCTGATGGCAGTCTTTCTCCTCGTTACTGCTTCCTATTGTTATCTGACGGGGCTTAAAATTGCACGTTTTTATCTCTTGGCTTGGACAGCCTTTTTGGTGGGCGTGATTGCCTTTATGTTGCAAGTGATGGGTGTTTTGCCTACTACGCCTTTTACACAAAATGCGGCTCTCTTTGGCTCTGCCTTAGAAGTGGTCTTGCTTTCTTTTGCTTTGGCAGATAGAATCAATGCGTACAAAAAGCAAAAGGAAATGGCACAGAAAGAAGCCTTAGCGAAAAAGGAGGAAAATGAGCGACTTATTCGCGAACAAAACCAACTTTTAGAGCAAAAAGTAAATGAGGCTACCGAAGAATTGAAGATGGCTAACGAAGAGCTTAATTCTACCAACGAAGAACTCAACGCCAATCTGGAAACCATACAACAGCAACATCTTATCATTGCCGAGCGTTCCGACGAGCTAACTGCTTTAAATGAGGAGCTACATTCTACCAACGAGGAATTGAACGCTACCGTAGAGATGGTTAAAAAACAAAACAACCTTATCGAGGAAAAAAATCGCCACATTACCGATAGCTTGCGTTATGCGCGAACCATTCAGAACGCCATCTTGCCCTTCGAGGAGCGCATGGAATTGTATTTGAAAGAATATTTCGTTTTCTATCGTCCCAAAGACATCGTATCGGGCGATTTTTACTGGATTAGCGATTTGAAAGGAAAGGTGTATTTAGCCGTAGCCGACTGCACAGGGCATGGCGTACCCGGTGCCTTTACGTCTATGATAGGTTCGGCAGCCTTAGATGCGCTTATTGATAGAAATGAATTGGAAAATCCCGCCGAAATTTTGGAAGCTCTCCACCAAATTATCCGCAAGTCTTTAAAACAAGACAACAACGCCAATGCCGACGGCATGGACATCGCCCTTTGTGTTTTGGAATACCTACCCGAAGAAAAGTGCAAAGTCGCCTTTGCAGGCGCACGCCGCCCATTGCGTTATTTCAAGGCGCAGGAGCAGAAATTGTACGAAATTAAGGGAACAAATAGAAGTATTGGTGGCTATTCGCGCAAAAAAGAAACCCGTCCTTTTGAGTATGAAGAAATTATCTTAGAAAAAGATGATGTTTTTTACATCAATAGTGATGGCTTTGCCGACCAAAATAATGCGCAAGATGACAAATTTGGCAGTCATAGGCTCAAAAGGCTTTACCAAGAAATTGGGGCTTTGCCTTTGCCGCTTCAAAAGCAAAAAATAGAAGCAGCCTTCGAAGCCCATATCGGCAACGAACCGCAGCGCGACGACATTACACTGTTAGCCGTCAAGATTAAGTAG